The Pyxidicoccus sp. MSG2 DNA segment CCCGCCGGGACGTCCTCGGGGACGGTGTCCACGGGGAAGGGGAGCCCGTTCCCATTCGCCCTGAGGTCCGCGCACGCGGAGCCGGAGTTGGTGTCCGTGCGCCACCGCGTGGCGGCGGGCGAGACGATGTATCGCATCGCGAAGACGTACGGCCTCACGGTGGAGGAGCTGGGGGCGGCCAACGGCATCAAGGCGCCGTGGACGCTCGCGGTGGGACAGGAGCTGACCGTCCCCGGGGTGGAGCGGAGTGCTCCCTCGGAGGCGCATGAGGTGCTGGCCGAGGCGGACTCGGAGCCGGTGCGGACGTCCCCGGAAGGCGGGCCCCGGCGCAGTGTGCCGGTGGTGGCGCGCCGCGAGGAGCCGCCGTCGCGCTCGCGTCCGGCGTCGCGTCCGGGTGTGGGCTCGCGGCCGCGAGTGGCCACGCAGGGCATGTTGGACTGGCCGCTGAAGGGCGTGTTGTACGGGCGGTTCGGGAAGAAGGGCAGGGAGCCGCACGACGGCATCGACCTGGCCGCGCCCGCGGGGAGCCCGGTGAAGACCGCGCAGGAGGGCACGGTGCTCTACGCGGGCGAGCAGCGTGGCTACGGCAACATCGTCATCGTCGAGCACTCGAGCCAGTTGATTACGTTGTACGCGCACAACCGCGATTTGCGCGTGCGCACGGGGCAGCGGGTGCTGGCGGGGCAGGTGATTGCCACGGTGGGCGAGTCCGGGAAGACGTCCGGCCCGCACCTGCACTTCGAGGTCCGCCTGGACGGCAAGCCGATGGACCCGCTGGACTACCTCGGCCCCATGCCGTCTTCCTGAGTCCGCGGCGGGCGCCTGTCTGGAGCACTTCTCCCGCTCACCCGATGCCTTGTGATGGAGTTCACATGAGGGGATGCGCGCTGCTGGTCGCCCTGGCGCTCTGCACGGGTTGTGGCCACGCGCAGCGTCCGGTGCATGCGCGGACCTATGTCATCTCCGAGGATGCACAGGGAGTCGGCGGCTCTGGCACTCGGGACTGCCATCAAGAGCAGATCCAGTGCTTTGACAAGTGCTGGAACTCGACCCCGCCATATCCCCATCGCAAGGGAGATGGTTGGCACCATGCCTACTGCACCCGGACCTGCCTGGCGGACTACGTGAAGTGCGTCCAGGAGCAGGAGGAAGAGGAGCGGAACAGGCCTCGTCACACCCTGGAGTTCCCGGATGTAGACAGGGCGCTCTCGTGGTTGGGGGAGCACAAGGCCGAAGTCGCAGTCGGCACTGTCGTCATCGTTGCGGGTGTCGCCTTCATCGTGGCTACAGGAGGCAGCGGTGCGCTGCTCCTGGTGCCGCTTGTGCTGTGACAGGTGGGAAGATGACTTACGACCCAGACTTCGATGTGGATGCCATCATTCGCATCATCGGCACCATCAACGAGAAGTACCCGGACGGCTCCTTGGAGGACGAAGCCCTCCACATCGCCGCGGGGGCGCTGGTCTATCTTCGGGAGAGCCAGAAGCTGGGTGAGTACCGGGCGTACTTTCGTAAGTACTTCGCTCCCGCTACCAGCGCGGCACTCGTCGCTCAGTCCTTCACGTCCCGGACAGAGGCCGATGCCTGGCTTGCGAGCGGCGCGGCTCCGGACGGCGCGCTCGTGAGCATCGCGGGTGAGGGCTTCACCGTCGTGAGACTGCCTGACCGGTGGGAGTTTCTTAGAACGCCGCTTCCCGAAGAGCTGCGCCCACCTGAATAGCTCGGAGTGGGCCCACGTAGGTTGCGTGGGCGTGCGGACGGCCGCCAGCCTGCCCAGCGATTTTCGGGTACCGGCTGTCGCCCGCTACCTCCCTCTCCGTGGGAGGCCCGGGTAGGGGTAGAGTCTCGCGCCGTGCCGCGCTCCCTCCCGTTGCTTGTCTCCCTCGCCATCCTCCTGACCACGGTCGCTCGTGCGCAGGCTCCGTCCGCCGAGGGCAGTGCCCCGCCCGCTCCCGCCGCCGAGGCGCCGGCTCCCGCGCCGGCCCCGGTGACGCCGCCCGCCGTGGAGACACCGGCCGCCACTCCCGCGCCGAAGCCCGAGCAGGAAGCCCTCGTCGTCGCGGTGCTGACGCTCGAGTCCAACGAGTCCGCTCGCGACTCCGCGCCCGGAGTCACGTCCCTCATCGCCTCGCGCCTCGCCGAGTCCTCGCGCCTGCGTGTCCTCTCCCAGCGCGACATCGAGACCGTGCTCGACGCGGAGCGCCAGCGGCAGCTCCTCGGCATCAAGTCCTGTGACCGTGGCGCGTGCCTCCAGGAGCTGTCCTCCATCACCGGCGCCCGCTACATCATCACCGGCCGCCTGGACCGCTTCGGCGACCAGTACCT contains these protein-coding regions:
- a CDS encoding M23 family metallopeptidase, whose amino-acid sequence is MKSSVSSRAGGALRVFLVAVLFAGCAGTRAAAPGPDTAWAPADDVKGAAPAGTSSGTVSTGKGSPFPFALRSAHAEPELVSVRHRVAAGETMYRIAKTYGLTVEELGAANGIKAPWTLAVGQELTVPGVERSAPSEAHEVLAEADSEPVRTSPEGGPRRSVPVVARREEPPSRSRPASRPGVGSRPRVATQGMLDWPLKGVLYGRFGKKGREPHDGIDLAAPAGSPVKTAQEGTVLYAGEQRGYGNIVIVEHSSQLITLYAHNRDLRVRTGQRVLAGQVIATVGESGKTSGPHLHFEVRLDGKPMDPLDYLGPMPSS